GGCTAGTACGAAGGAGTGGAGGTGGCAGGCCCCTCTATCGCTCACCGCCATCGACAGGGCGTGCCCCCAGTAGGCCCTGGCGTCCCACGCTGGGTTCTCCAGGCCCTTGATGTGGGTTGCGTAGTACTCAGCCCCCCTCCCTATTTTCTCAGCGGCCCTCCTCGACCCCTCGGCTAGCACGCCCCCTAGCCCTCTACGCTCCCCTATCATCCTCACCACTTCTACTAAGGCCTCTTCGCTACCGAAGCGTAGGTCGAGCCCGCCGGCCTCCTCCCTGCTCAGCAGCCCCTTCTCGTAGAGCTCCATGGCGAAGGCCACGAGGGCCCCCGTGGAGATAGTGTCCATCCCGTACTCATCGCACAAGTGGGCTGCGTAGGCCACTGTCTCTAGAGACCCTACTCCGCAATTAGCGCCTAGCAGCGCTATGCTCTCAAACTCAGGCCCCTCTAGCCTCGTACCAGCGTAAGGCCCCTGCTTTATCTCGCTAATCTTACGGCACGCCGCGACGCAGTTGAAGCACGCTGCGCTCCTAACGACCATCTTCTCCCTCATCCTCTCCCCGCTCAGCTCATCCGCCCTCTCGAAGAACCCTGTCTGATAGTTTCGTACGCACCACCCCCCGGTGATGTTGGCGAAGCTGACGAAGGCAGGGGTCCCGAAGGAGGGCAGCACTTGGCTTAATACAGGGCTCCTCTGCACAAGCTCACGCACCTCTCTGACCGCGTTTTCGAAAGCCTCTGTCTTAGCGATACTGACCCTCCCATCCCCCCTCACGGCGATCGCCTTCAGCCTCTTCGAGCCGAGCACGGCGCCCGCCCCCCCTCTCCCAGCCTCCCTGCCGAGGTCGTTGCTTACGCAGGCAAACCTAACGAGCCTCTCCCCCGCAGGGCCTATGCACGCTACGCTCACATCCCTGTCCCCTACCTCCTCCTTCACCAGCCTGTCTGTCTCGCTCACCGTCCTCCCCCAGAGGCCGCTGGCATCCCTGACCTCAGCCTTGCCATCGCTAATCCACAGGTACACCGGCCTATCCGCCCGGCCCTCGATGACCACTGCGTCGTACCCCGCGAACTTCAGCCTAGCGCCGAAATGCCCTCCCGCGTAGGTGTCTAGGAAAGCGCCTGTCAGCGGCGACTTAGTCAATATTACGTACTTGCTCGCAAACCCCACCGCGGCGGTCCCGGTGAGCGGCCCAGTGGCCACGATCACCTTGTTGTCAGGGCTTAGTGGATCTACACCTGGCCTAAGCTCCTTGTACAGAAGCCAGGCGTAGCCCTTCCCCCCGATAAACAAGTTCGCGAAGCCCTCCTCAGTATCCTCTTCAAGAAGCCTTCGTCGAGACAGGTCCACCCGTAGAACCTTCCCCATGTAGCCACCGTACCTAACCCTAACCATAAAAGCTCCACCGCCTCCATCTACTCCTTAAGCGCATATTTACCTTTCGCCGCGCGACCTGGGCCGCTCAAGGCTAAAGGAGGCTGGGGTAAACGCCCGGGAGGCCCTGGCCACTCTGGCGACAAAGGCCTCCGCCTCCTCAGGGCTCCTCAAGGCCTCGTGGAGCTCAGTAGCTTCGTAGAGCTGTAGGAGGCCCCTCTCCTCAAGCCTTCCTTGAAAAGCCTCTTTAAGCTCAGCCCCCTCGAGGGCCTCGGCCACCGCCTCTGCCGCCGCCTCCCCGGAGTGCATGGCGTAGTATACCCCCTCTCCCGTGTCGCTCCTAACAAAGCCCCCCGCGTCCCCGGCGAAGACTACCCTATCTTTCACGACGAGCTCCTCCAGCCTCCTGGGGCCCCTGAGAGGTATCATGTAGGCCTCCTCGGCCATAGGCCTAGCCCTCAGCTCAGCTACGAGCCCCCTAAGCTTAGCCCTCAGCCCCTCAGCTCTACCCATTAGCTCGACGAGCTGGCCGGCGCCAACTATAGAGGGACCCCTCCTCCACGCAGCCCACCACCAGCCTCCAGGTAGGCGGCCTGGGTCGTAGCGTACCTCGAACACCCCCTCCTCGGCATGCGCTGAGGACTCTACGTACGCCTGTAGGGCTAGCGCTAGGCACGGCCTTCGCCAAGTCAAGCC
This genomic stretch from Candidatus Nezhaarchaeota archaeon harbors:
- a CDS encoding aldehyde ferredoxin oxidoreductase family protein, whose translation is MVRVRYGGYMGKVLRVDLSRRRLLEEDTEEGFANLFIGGKGYAWLLYKELRPGVDPLSPDNKVIVATGPLTGTAAVGFASKYVILTKSPLTGAFLDTYAGGHFGARLKFAGYDAVVIEGRADRPVYLWISDGKAEVRDASGLWGRTVSETDRLVKEEVGDRDVSVACIGPAGERLVRFACVSNDLGREAGRGGAGAVLGSKRLKAIAVRGDGRVSIAKTEAFENAVREVRELVQRSPVLSQVLPSFGTPAFVSFANITGGWCVRNYQTGFFERADELSGERMREKMVVRSAACFNCVAACRKISEIKQGPYAGTRLEGPEFESIALLGANCGVGSLETVAYAAHLCDEYGMDTISTGALVAFAMELYEKGLLSREEAGGLDLRFGSEEALVEVVRMIGERRGLGGVLAEGSRRAAEKIGRGAEYYATHIKGLENPAWDARAYWGHALSMAVSDRGACHLHSFVLASELAGIPEKLDRFSTEGKALRVKDTEEQVAANDTLVHCLFYMFTPLFPEHSVKLLTSATGMELDVAAFLKVGERVLNLTRMFNVREGFSRKDDVLPRRLMERPHTSGASKDRLLTKEMLDKMLDEYYDLRGWVKETGVPSEGKLEELGLKKLLPGL
- a CDS encoding geranylgeranyl reductase family protein — protein: MLDLVVVGCGPAGSSALRRAAELRLRVLGVERLRLPRHKPCAGVLYPRVVEEFEVPREVVVSPLRAIKLVSPSGREAFVSFEEPGAMVDRASFDHWLAKKAAEAGARVLEGAALRALALSEGGCRLRVEGLGLVESKFVVAADGVYSTVARSLGLTWRRPCLALALQAYVESSAHAEEGVFEVRYDPGRLPGGWWWAAWRRGPSIVGAGQLVELMGRAEGLRAKLRGLVAELRARPMAEEAYMIPLRGPRRLEELVVKDRVVFAGDAGGFVRSDTGEGVYYAMHSGEAAAEAVAEALEGAELKEAFQGRLEERGLLQLYEATELHEALRSPEEAEAFVARVARASRAFTPASFSLERPRSRGER